A single genomic interval of Alistipes provencensis harbors:
- a CDS encoding zinc-dependent metalloprotease, with protein MKRFEVILFAAVLLLSLKETATAAESGVNLSGVPNGMISVHTDGDRILWTLPDTLSGREMGLFVTLLDAPLQTDRENKYGYRGDRYGPMILRFVRSGQDVHLESAVGHRLADDDADFASLHNEREGWSIVRDFPVVGNEAERGRFTIDVTEWLGDSRFFGLDPVSFLFRLVGVESRSCLSEIRTLKDQVIVRSEITCMPSPFPIPGARRDTTRWKVGTTLALLPVEPRRPRYDDPHVGFYSIPAVRADSGGTTALPARVIKRWRLEVAPEDSARYLRGEAVEPVRPIRFRLDTAFPERWKVPMIRAVHNWLPVFEACGFRNALEIRDAENDPDCTLDNVRYTWICYKESPMENAYGSPLADLRSGEIVSAHISVFSSVFNLLQEWYISQTGNTNPIPDDMTEALFETVLTHEIGHVLGLEHNYYGSSLYDTAQLRDAESMRCTGAGTSIMDYMRLNYAAQPEDGFAPADLVPHIGAYDYAAIDWAYHEYPGLDFRTECDSVFRKARAMASRRETRFMTLSNVDPQAQREDIGREPLESALLGMNHLKRVCERIAAPNAAGTDTEQLQRAVATQLGYYTEHAMTYVGGICHDFDGSMPSVRAIGADEQRRALEFLRCYVVEPPAWLADALLRRNGTRIAERMTERLPFVHAAELRGGSDYSVEAYLDDMQRIFLGDTTDSCPSPERRKLIDSYTGALVRRMHDDEPGTVGIRIAVRLRLEALYHAVAEYDDEYWVRWRERMNETLGIKNGTK; from the coding sequence GTGAAACGATTTGAGGTCATACTTTTTGCCGCGGTTTTGCTGCTGTCGCTGAAAGAAACGGCGACAGCGGCAGAGTCCGGGGTGAATCTGTCCGGGGTGCCGAACGGGATGATCTCGGTGCATACGGACGGGGACCGGATTCTGTGGACTCTGCCCGATACACTCTCCGGCCGTGAAATGGGCCTTTTCGTCACGCTGCTGGATGCTCCCCTGCAAACCGACCGGGAGAACAAATACGGCTATCGGGGCGACCGCTACGGTCCGATGATCCTGCGGTTCGTCCGCAGCGGGCAGGACGTGCATCTGGAGAGCGCCGTCGGGCATCGGTTGGCGGACGATGACGCGGATTTTGCGTCTTTGCACAACGAACGGGAGGGTTGGAGCATCGTGCGGGATTTTCCCGTCGTCGGAAACGAAGCCGAACGCGGCCGCTTTACGATCGACGTCACGGAATGGCTCGGTGACAGCCGGTTCTTCGGACTGGATCCCGTTTCATTCCTGTTTCGGCTGGTCGGCGTCGAGAGCCGTTCGTGTCTGTCCGAAATCCGAACGCTGAAGGATCAAGTGATCGTCCGTTCGGAAATTACCTGTATGCCGTCGCCGTTTCCCATTCCGGGAGCGCGACGCGACACTACGCGCTGGAAAGTCGGTACAACGCTGGCTCTGTTGCCTGTCGAGCCCCGGCGTCCCCGCTACGACGACCCGCACGTCGGATTTTATTCCATTCCCGCAGTCCGTGCCGATTCCGGGGGAACGACGGCGCTTCCGGCCCGGGTTATCAAACGCTGGCGGCTGGAGGTCGCACCCGAAGATTCGGCCCGTTATCTGCGCGGCGAGGCCGTCGAGCCTGTCCGGCCGATCCGATTCCGTCTCGATACGGCGTTCCCCGAACGCTGGAAGGTCCCGATGATCCGCGCCGTACATAACTGGCTGCCTGTTTTCGAAGCGTGCGGATTCCGCAACGCCCTCGAAATCCGCGATGCGGAAAACGATCCCGACTGTACGCTCGACAATGTCCGTTACACATGGATTTGCTACAAGGAATCCCCGATGGAAAACGCCTACGGAAGTCCGCTTGCGGACTTGCGAAGCGGAGAGATCGTAAGCGCCCACATTTCCGTATTCAGTTCGGTTTTCAACCTGTTGCAGGAATGGTATATATCCCAGACAGGAAATACGAACCCCATTCCCGACGACATGACGGAGGCGCTGTTCGAAACGGTACTGACCCACGAAATCGGACATGTGCTGGGATTGGAACACAATTATTACGGCAGTTCGCTCTACGACACGGCGCAACTGCGCGATGCGGAATCGATGCGGTGTACGGGAGCCGGCACGTCGATCATGGACTATATGCGTCTGAACTATGCGGCGCAACCCGAAGACGGATTCGCACCGGCCGACCTCGTGCCGCATATCGGTGCTTACGATTATGCCGCCATCGACTGGGCCTACCATGAGTATCCCGGACTGGATTTCCGGACGGAATGCGACTCGGTCTTCCGGAAGGCCCGGGCAATGGCCTCCCGCCGGGAAACCCGGTTCATGACGCTTTCGAACGTCGATCCCCAGGCTCAGCGCGAAGACATCGGCCGCGAACCGCTGGAAAGCGCCCTTTTGGGAATGAATCACCTGAAAAGAGTATGTGAAAGAATTGCGGCACCGAACGCCGCCGGCACGGATACGGAGCAGTTGCAACGGGCCGTTGCCACGCAACTGGGATATTATACGGAACATGCCATGACCTATGTCGGGGGAATCTGCCATGACTTCGACGGTTCCATGCCGTCTGTCCGGGCGATCGGGGCGGACGAACAGCGCCGGGCGCTGGAGTTCCTGCGATGCTACGTCGTGGAGCCTCCCGCATGGCTCGCGGATGCGCTTCTCCGCCGAAACGGAACCCGGATTGCCGAACGGATGACGGAACGGCTCCCGTTCGTCCATGCGGCCGAATTGCGCGGCGGAAGCGATTATTCCGTAGAAGCGTATCTTGACGACATGCAGCGGATTTTCCTCGGCGATACGACAGATTCTTGTCCTTCGCCGGAGCGTCGGAAGCTGATCGACAGCTACACCGGGGCGCTCGTGCGGCGGATGCACGACGACGAACCGGGAACGGTCGGTATCCGGATCGCCGTTCGCTTGCGGCTCGAAGCGCTCTATCATGCCGTTGCGGAATACGACGACGAATACTGGGTCCGCTGGCGGGAACGGATGAACGAAACGCTCGGAATCAAAAACGGAACAAAATGA
- a CDS encoding TlpA family protein disulfide reductase has translation MKKLLLVCAALLFAGQTFSQNIPENTVLKRLDGSEVKMKDVLKDDVVIISFWATWCKPCHAELDALYDIEEMWRDKVRIVAISTDDARTTAKVRSLVTGKRWPYEVLLDTNKTLFKALNLASIPFVMIVKNGETLYSHTGYTPGNERLVVQKALEYIK, from the coding sequence ATGAAAAAATTGCTTCTTGTCTGCGCAGCCTTGCTGTTCGCCGGTCAGACTTTTAGTCAGAACATTCCCGAAAATACCGTACTCAAGCGCCTCGACGGTTCCGAAGTGAAGATGAAAGACGTACTGAAGGACGACGTGGTGATCATCTCTTTCTGGGCCACATGGTGCAAGCCGTGCCATGCCGAGCTGGACGCCTTGTACGACATCGAAGAGATGTGGCGCGACAAAGTGCGTATCGTCGCCATATCGACCGACGATGCCCGCACCACGGCCAAGGTACGCTCGTTGGTAACGGGGAAACGCTGGCCTTACGAGGTGCTGCTCGACACGAACAAAACGCTGTTCAAGGCCCTCAATCTGGCGTCCATTCCTTTCGTGATGATCGTCAAAAACGGCGAAACGCTCTATTCCCATACGGGATATACGCCCGGCAACGAACGGCTCGTCGTTCAGAAAGCGCTGGAGTACATCAAATAA